A window from Hemicordylus capensis ecotype Gifberg chromosome 2, rHemCap1.1.pri, whole genome shotgun sequence encodes these proteins:
- the LOC128346400 gene encoding SUN domain-containing protein 3-like isoform X2, producing MENGPRTSTTTSSQMNSSTEEGQGNWGDSPNRGQMMFTREVIARESSCTTTSSNSSMPARKSMLKTICDVPCLIIVAIICLPEYLVKAVIYLRDLITMENCVKSLKCLLIIVPIVCGAIYCSCLCMRLSDGLSSKELTQLYETELKSLWQSQVLLEEQIHEIQGLKKKTSQLHSEINRINEGILQSVKQILEESDIPGDNKNQVLAMINLAFKKIYEDHVQMADWAQKTIGATIDTDRSSKTYEPENAYNCWFSSWFMSSAKPPDTILQPDVYPGNCWAFQGSEGHVVVKLPERIQPVAVTVQHISKTISPSGGVSSAMKDFSVYGIDDATEQEALLGTFMYDIEKEAIQTYQLKNEHSKPFLYIKFKVKSNWGNPEFTCIYRVRVHGKMANLVDPLNQGRV from the exons ATGGAAAATGGCCCTAGAACCTCTACTACCACATCCAGCCAAATGAATTCAAGTACGGAAGAAGGACAAGGAAATTGGG GAGATTCACCAAACAGAGGGCAAATGATGTTTACCAGAGAAGTCATTGCAAGGGAGTCCAGCTGTACCACCACGTCTTCTAACTCATCTATGCCAGCTAGAAAGAGCATGCtaa AAACCATATGTGACGTTCCCTGCCTTATAATAGTGGCTATTATCTGTCTCCCAGAATACTTAGTAAAAGCTGTTATCTATTTACG AGACCTGATCACCATGGAGAACTGCGTGAAGAGTTTAAAGTGCTTGTTAATAATAGTCCCAATTGTTTGTG GTGCCATTTACTGTTCATGTTTATGCATGAGATTATCAGATGGTTTGTCATCAAAG GAGCTCACACAGCTGTATGaaactgagctgaaatcactgtg GCAGTCACAGGTCTTGCTAGAAGAACAAATCCATGAAATCCAAGGCCTTAAAAAGAAGACAAGTCAGCTGCATTCTGAGATCAACAGAATCAATGAAGGCATCCTGCAGTCTGTGAAGCAAATCCTAGAGGAGAGTGACATCCCAGGAGACAACAAAAAC CAAGTGCTTGCAATGATCAATTTGGCTTTTAAGAAGATTTATGAGGATCATGTACAAATGGCTGACTGGGCTCAAAAAACAATAG GAGCCACCATTGATACAGACAGGTCATCTAAGACTTATGAACCTGAGAATGCGTATAATTGCTGGTTTAGTTCATGGTTCATGTCTTCAGCAAAGCCCCCTGATACTATCCTACAG CCAGATGTTTACCCTGGAAACTGCTGGGCTTTCCAAGGATCTGAAGGCCATGTAGTAGTTAAACTGCCAGAAAGAATCCAGCCAGTAGCTGTTACAGTCCAGCACATCTCCAAAACAATCTCACCTTCTGGAGGAGTCAGTAGTGCCATGAAGGACTTCTCGGTTTAT GGGATAGATGATGCAACAGAACAAGAAGCTCTACTGGGAACATTCATGTATGACATTGAGAAAGAAGCCATTCAGACATACCAGTTGAAG AATGAACATTCAAAACCCTTTCTGTACATAAAGTTCAAGGTGAAGAGTAACTGGGGCAACCCAGAGTTTACCTGCATTTATCGAGTCAGGGTGCATGGGAAGATGGCCAACCTGGTGGACCCTTTGAATCAAGGCAGGGTGTGA
- the LOC128346400 gene encoding SUN domain-containing protein 3-like isoform X1 — protein sequence MNGKRSVRRSPDQVFQDNPNVCDNISNGPTGSGGLQSNSWFLHSSMENGPRTSTTTSSQMNSSTEEGQGNWGDSPNRGQMMFTREVIARESSCTTTSSNSSMPARKSMLKTICDVPCLIIVAIICLPEYLVKAVIYLRDLITMENCVKSLKCLLIIVPIVCGAIYCSCLCMRLSDGLSSKELTQLYETELKSLWQSQVLLEEQIHEIQGLKKKTSQLHSEINRINEGILQSVKQILEESDIPGDNKNQVLAMINLAFKKIYEDHVQMADWAQKTIGATIDTDRSSKTYEPENAYNCWFSSWFMSSAKPPDTILQPDVYPGNCWAFQGSEGHVVVKLPERIQPVAVTVQHISKTISPSGGVSSAMKDFSVYGIDDATEQEALLGTFMYDIEKEAIQTYQLKNEHSKPFLYIKFKVKSNWGNPEFTCIYRVRVHGKMANLVDPLNQGRV from the exons CTGGTTCTTGCACAGTTCCATGGAAAATGGCCCTAGAACCTCTACTACCACATCCAGCCAAATGAATTCAAGTACGGAAGAAGGACAAGGAAATTGGG GAGATTCACCAAACAGAGGGCAAATGATGTTTACCAGAGAAGTCATTGCAAGGGAGTCCAGCTGTACCACCACGTCTTCTAACTCATCTATGCCAGCTAGAAAGAGCATGCtaa AAACCATATGTGACGTTCCCTGCCTTATAATAGTGGCTATTATCTGTCTCCCAGAATACTTAGTAAAAGCTGTTATCTATTTACG AGACCTGATCACCATGGAGAACTGCGTGAAGAGTTTAAAGTGCTTGTTAATAATAGTCCCAATTGTTTGTG GTGCCATTTACTGTTCATGTTTATGCATGAGATTATCAGATGGTTTGTCATCAAAG GAGCTCACACAGCTGTATGaaactgagctgaaatcactgtg GCAGTCACAGGTCTTGCTAGAAGAACAAATCCATGAAATCCAAGGCCTTAAAAAGAAGACAAGTCAGCTGCATTCTGAGATCAACAGAATCAATGAAGGCATCCTGCAGTCTGTGAAGCAAATCCTAGAGGAGAGTGACATCCCAGGAGACAACAAAAAC CAAGTGCTTGCAATGATCAATTTGGCTTTTAAGAAGATTTATGAGGATCATGTACAAATGGCTGACTGGGCTCAAAAAACAATAG GAGCCACCATTGATACAGACAGGTCATCTAAGACTTATGAACCTGAGAATGCGTATAATTGCTGGTTTAGTTCATGGTTCATGTCTTCAGCAAAGCCCCCTGATACTATCCTACAG CCAGATGTTTACCCTGGAAACTGCTGGGCTTTCCAAGGATCTGAAGGCCATGTAGTAGTTAAACTGCCAGAAAGAATCCAGCCAGTAGCTGTTACAGTCCAGCACATCTCCAAAACAATCTCACCTTCTGGAGGAGTCAGTAGTGCCATGAAGGACTTCTCGGTTTAT GGGATAGATGATGCAACAGAACAAGAAGCTCTACTGGGAACATTCATGTATGACATTGAGAAAGAAGCCATTCAGACATACCAGTTGAAG AATGAACATTCAAAACCCTTTCTGTACATAAAGTTCAAGGTGAAGAGTAACTGGGGCAACCCAGAGTTTACCTGCATTTATCGAGTCAGGGTGCATGGGAAGATGGCCAACCTGGTGGACCCTTTGAATCAAGGCAGGGTGTGA